The DNA segment ACACAAGTTACTTCTTTATCTTCTAAAAAATGTGAAAACATCCCAATAGAATTTGAACCACCACCAATACAAGCAACTACATAATCAGGTAATTTATTCTCTTTTTCAAGTATTTGTTTTCTTGCTTCATAACCAATAACTGCTTGAAAATCTCTAACCATCATAGGATATGGATGAGGACCTGCAACAGTTCCTATTATATAAAAAGTATCTCTTGCATTTGTAACCCAATATCTTATTGCATCATTCATTGCATCTTTTAAAGTTTTACTCCCACTTTCAACTGCAACTACTTTTGCACCTAAAAGCTTCATTCTAAATACATTTAACTCTTGTCTTGCGACATCTTTTGCACCCATAAAAACAGTACATTCAAGTCCAAGTAAAGCTGCAATTGTTGCAGTTGCCACACCATGTTGTCCAGCTCCTGTTTCAGCTATTACCTTTGTCTTGCCCATTTTTTTTGCTAGTAATCCTTGAGCAATAACATTGTTTACTTTATGAGCTCCAGTATGGTTTAAATCTTCTCTTTTTAAATAGATTTTTGCACCTATTTCTTTACTTATATTTTCTGCAAAATAAAGAGGATTTTCTCTTCCAACATAATCTTTTAAATAATAATTTACTTCTTGCCAAAAATCTTTATCAAA comes from the Aliarcobacter cibarius genome and includes:
- the trpB gene encoding tryptophan synthase subunit beta; its protein translation is MSNYIPKASKFDPNSKGEFGIFGGQYVPETLMPVLKELELAYNKYRFDKDFWQEVNYYLKDYVGRENPLYFAENISKEIGAKIYLKREDLNHTGAHKVNNVIAQGLLAKKMGKTKVIAETGAGQHGVATATIAALLGLECTVFMGAKDVARQELNVFRMKLLGAKVVAVESGSKTLKDAMNDAIRYWVTNARDTFYIIGTVAGPHPYPMMVRDFQAVIGYEARKQILEKENKLPDYVVACIGGGSNSIGMFSHFLEDKEVTCVGIEAGGLGLDTNKHGSCLAKGTPGILHGQCSYLLQDEDGQVLEAHSISAGLDYPGVGPEHSFHKDNKTVTYDNITDKEALDAFVWLSRKEGIIPAFESAHAIAYLKKAKEKLKDKLVIVCLSGRGDKDMIQAKELLKFD